The Gammaproteobacteria bacterium region CTATGAAGCAACATCAATTTCAAATTTGACAGAGAACATAGGAATTAATCGTGGTAGTCTCTACAATGCCTTTGGTGGAAAACGCCAGCTCTTTATTCAGTCATTGCAGAAATATGATTTAGAAATACGGAAGGCAACCCTTGCCGAGTTAGAAAGCCTTGATAATCCAACCTTAGCTTTTAAATCGCTGTTCGACTTATTAGTTCAGCAGGCACATGACGACACTCAAAAGAAAGGGTGTTTTCTTGTTAATACTGCCCTTGAATTTAAGTATCATGACAGCCATATCCAATCCATCGTAACCCAAGGCTTCATGGAATTTGAGGTTTTTTTTCGTCGTGGCATTGAAGTTTCTCAAACTCGTAGAGAAATGCCATCTAAACTCGATTCACACGGGACAGCTAAAGCGCTACTTTCTCTTGTGATAGCTATTCGCGTATTAGGTCGCGGTGTCTATGATGAATCAGCTCTAAGAGCTATTGCTGACCAAGCGAGACTCTTGACTACATAACGTCGTTGTTAGCTGATTTAACTCAAACAAAAATTCAAGCCTCCGATTTATATTGTGCCTTTAATGGCCGAACTTGACTCTTCTCATACCTTTTTTTACCCGTTTTTTCCGTCATAGGCCAAATAAAAGAATACCAAGGAACAGGCATTGCCCACATTTTCCCATAGCACTTTGGTTTCCCAGCTTTCTTATTCGCCGGGTCAAGGTGAACATCCGAAACAATAATACCTTCCTCATCACCAAGCTCAGCCAATACAGTTCCATCAGCATCTGATATGACTGAAAGCCCCGGAAAACTGCTTTTAAGGTGAGGAAGCATCCCCGGTAAATCAGTATCCAAAAGGCCAACTCTATTCGCTATGACATTAGGAACACCCAGCACATTGCTGTACAAACCCCTCCACTGTATAAGCATGTTTTCAAAACGCTTAACATCACCTGGCAATATTGCTTTTGGCCTGCCCGCAGCAGATGGCGAAAGTACAATATCTACCGATAAATTTGATAATTCACAAATACGTTCATGCAACAAATTTTCATAGCAAATACTAACGCCGATTCGTCCCAGCTCTGTTTCAATCACATGCGGATCATCGCCACCCTTAT contains the following coding sequences:
- a CDS encoding TetR/AcrR family transcriptional regulator, producing the protein MPWKKSFDEQKAIENAMLVFWEKGYEATSISNLTENIGINRGSLYNAFGGKRQLFIQSLQKYDLEIRKATLAELESLDNPTLAFKSLFDLLVQQAHDDTQKKGCFLVNTALEFKYHDSHIQSIVTQGFMEFEVFFRRGIEVSQTRREMPSKLDSHGTAKALLSLVIAIRVLGRGVYDESALRAIADQARLLTT
- a CDS encoding carbon-nitrogen hydrolase family protein, with translation MSKSRVRKLRVAAIQMVCEEGKVKENLEHAQSMVEEAVEKGAELVLLPELMPSGYMATEAIWDCAETIDGKSVAWLKAIAEKHKIYLGFTFLEAEGEDFYNSFVLATPKGDIAGRVRKSPPASIEANFYKGGDDPHVIETELGRIGVSICYENLLHERICELSNLSVDIVLSPSAAGRPKAILPGDVKRFENMLIQWRGLYSNVLGVPNVIANRVGLLDTDLPGMLPHLKSSFPGLSVISDADGTVLAELGDEEGIIVSDVHLDPANKKAGKPKCYGKMWAMPVPWYSFIWPMTEKTGKKRYEKSQVRPLKAQYKSEA